From the Plasmodium cynomolgi strain B DNA, scaffold: 0791, whole genome shotgun sequence genome, one window contains:
- a CDS encoding CYIR protein (putative;~vir-type antigen) yields the protein IPKCCKRLNYLLYDQVINNLLSGCTTLSLYSELQKLYDEEYLGLVICNEHKDDAKYETYVELDELITQYKDLDA from the coding sequence gtaaacgattaaactacttgttatatgatcaagtgattaataatttactttctggTTGTACTACCTTATCACTGTACAgtgaacttcaaaaattgtatgatgagGAATATTTGGGTTTGGTAATATGTAACGAGCATAAAGACGACGCTAAATATGAAACATATGTAGAGCTGGATGAACTAATTACACAATACAAGGATTTGGATGCATAG